A stretch of Hypomesus transpacificus isolate Combined female chromosome 7, fHypTra1, whole genome shotgun sequence DNA encodes these proteins:
- the LOC124469362 gene encoding mitogen-activated protein kinase 12-like: protein MSIRSRTGFYRQEVNKTAWEVPERYRELKQVGTGAYGTVCSALDRRSGLRVAIKKLHRPFQSKLFAKRAYRELRLLKHMKHENVIGLLDVFTSEISLDRFHDFYLVMPFMGTDLGKLMKLERLTEDRVQFLVYQMLKGLKYIHSAGIIHRDLKPGNLSVNQDCELKILDFGLARQADTEMTGYVVTRWYRAPEVILNWMHYTQTVDIWSVGCIMAEMLLGKPLFKGNDHLDQLKEIMKVTGTPTADFVLKLQSQDAKNYIRSLPKVQKKDLHMLFSKTSSEAVGVLECMLLLDPEMRVSASEALAMPFFSEFREPEEETEAQPYDHSMDNTDLPLEQWKRHTFTEILTFRPSVTETKDAKETSL from the exons ATGTCAATCCGCTCGCGGACTGGATTTTACCGTCAGGAGGTAAACAAAACGGCATGGGAGGTTCCAGAGCGGTATCGAGAACTAAAGCAGGTGGGAACGGGAGCGTACGGAACTGTATG CTCAGCTCTGGATCGCAGGTCAGGCTTGAGAGTGGCCATAAAGAAGCTGCACAGACCCTTCCAGTCCAAGCTGTTTGCCAAGAGAGCATACAGGGAGCTACGCCTCCTTAAACACATGAAGCATGAGAAC GTGATTGGCCTTCTCGATGTGTTCACCTCTGAGATCTCATTGGACAGATTCCATGACTT CTACCTGGTCATGCCCTTCATGGGAACAGACCTGGGGAAACTGATGAAGCTGGAGAGACTGACTGAGGACAGAGTTCAGTTCCTGGTCTATCAAATGCTGAAAGGACTAAAG tACATCCACTCAGCAGGGATCATCCACCGG GATCTCAAACCAGGGAATCTGTCAGTCAACCAAGACTGTGAGCTGAAG atcttGGACTTCGGGCtggccaggcaggcagacacagagatgACCGGGTATGTGGTGACCCGATGGTACAGAGCCCCCGAGGTGATCCTTAACTGGATGCACTACACACAGACCG TGGATATCTGGTCAGTGGGCTGCATCATGGCAGAGATGCTTTTGGGGAAACCGCTGTTTAAAGGAAATGACC ACCTGGACCAGTTGAAGGAGATCATGAAGGTGACCGGTACGCCTACTGCTGATTTTGTGTTGAAGCTGCAGAGCCAAGAT GCCAAAAACTACATCAGAAGTTTACCCAAAGTACAAAAGAAAGATTTGCACATGCTTTTCTCCAAAACAAGCTCGGAAG cggtaGGTGTTCTGGAGTGTATGCTGCTGCTGGACCCAGAGATGAGGGTGAGTGCGTCGGAAGCGTTAGCCATGCCCTTCTTCAGCGAGTTCAGAGAGccagaagaggagacagaggcccAACCCTACGACCACTCCATGGACAACACTGACCTGCCCCTGGAGCAGTGGAAAc GTCACACATTTACAGAGATTCTGACCTTCCGGCCATCAGTGACAGAAACCAAAGACGCCAAAGAGACatcactctaa